ATCCTGCAAatatgaaagaagaagaagaaggaaagatTGAGATGAAGACAGTTGATTAATCCTCGTTAAGATTTAATTGAACTTCCTGTGACGTCAGGGTTGATACCAGCTGATCCTCCGGGTCGTTTAGTTCATTATGACATCAGGACCTTCGTTAGCTTTCAGACTGAGCTCACTACagtaatgtgttaattaaatatttcagattaatttaaatattaatgtgttTAGTTTGTAGGTTgaatgtctttgtctttctgattgtttggatttttgtttttgtgtctgtaatccataaataattCATACGATAATTCTCGTGATATACTAATaatgtcagttattgccctAAACACACGTTCACATGAGTCTGTTACTGTTATTGTGACATTTAATGTTCCCTAAACCTCCACTTCCTCCAGTTTACCGTCGACGTTTTAAAACTCTTCAACTCTTAAAAAGTGAACTGAGAGGACATTTGAGGAAacgtttgtctctctgtgtgaaaGTGTCCACCCGTGAAGCAGAGTCACTCTTCTTCGTGTGTTTTCCTGCAGCATCCCGACATGTACGAGCGCGCCGTGTTGAGGAAGGACCACCAGAAGAAATACGGCGCCACGGTGGATCTGTGGAGCATCGGCGTCACGTTCTACCACGCCGCCACCGGCAGCCTCCCCTTCAGACCGTTCGAAGGGCCGCGCAGGAACAAGGAAGTCATGTGAGaagcttgtgtgttttgtgaagcTTAGCGGCGTTCTGAGGAGATCGATCCTCCGACCTGACGTTAACCTGACCAAGAcgcttcttcctctttcaggTATAAAATCATCACAGAGAAGCCGTCGGGGACGATCTCAGGTCACCAGAAGTGTGAGAACGGGAAGATCGAGTGGAGCACAGAGATGCCGGTTTCCTGCAGCCTGTCCAAGTATGACTCACCTCCAGCTGACTGCTGCATGTTAGAAACACACTGCAGAGCTTtgtctggctgcaactaatcattatttcctctataaaatatcaggaaACAGTTATAATTTCTTATAGTCTAACAGTCTTGTCAGTCCAAagtccaaatatattcagtttgacacagaaaagcttcaaattgtcacatttgagaagcaaatttttgtgcatttttgcttaaaaaatgacgaTTATTTTATTACCAAAACAGCAGCCGAGTAATTtagtgtgtttacattcagaGCTTCActcagatgtgttttttgttgtttaatgtcttttaagTTCAGAAAAATGTTGccgtttattttcatttaacagGATTCAGAGTCCTAAACATGAtctttctttttactttattcAACTGTTatcttttaagtcatttttgagGTTGTAAAcgtcataataataaaataaatctacaGTAAAGCTAAGAACAAATATAATTAAATCAGTATCGGATCCATATACCTGTCAGTGCAGCTGtgttacttcctgtttcagGGGTCTCCAGAGCCTCCTGACTCCGGTGCTCGCCAACATCCTGGAGGCCGACCAGGAGAAGTGTTGGGGCTTCGACCAGTTCTTCGCCGAGACCAACGACATCCTGCACCGCACCGTCGTCTACGTGTTCAGCCTGCAGCAGGCCACGCTGCACCACGTCTACATCCACGAGTACAACACGTAAGCGCCGCGcctcgtcctcctcttctccttcctctggttccagcttcttaattagacagtaaactgaagatcgACGTTCTTCTTATGTCCACAGGGCGGCGCTGTTCCAGGAGCTGCTGTCCCGCAGGACCAGCATCCCGCTGCACAACCAGGAGCTGCTGTATGAGGGCCGCCGCCTGGTCCTCGACCCCAACCGCCAGGCCAAGACCTTCCCCAAGACCTCCAGAGACAACCCCATCATGCTGGTCAGCCGCGAGTCCGTCGCCACGGTCGGACTGATCTTTGAAGACCGTACGTCGTGCAGCtcagtgatttaaaaacacataaaacagccTGAACACGTTGACGTttcaatgtgatgcacatttttgtttttgtcttcacagccaGTCCTCCTAAAGTCCAGCCTCGCTACGACCTCGACCTGGACGCCAGCTACGCAAAGGTAAAAACAGACGCCAAGTCTCATAACAGGAGAACTTTATGTAGACAGTTAGggtttaattttaataaagttACACACGTAGATAATAAAAGTAGTCGTTAGTTGCTGCTCTAAGATGTAGTTTAGTTGTGAGGATGATGAGAAACTGTCATATTTATTAACGTCTGActctcctgttgttgttgttgttgttgttcagactTTTGCAGGTGACGTGGGACATTTGTGGAAAACGTCAGAGTCTCTGCTGGTTTATCAGGAACTGGTGCGAAAAGGAGTTCGTGGTTTAATGTGAGTTGACATCAGACGCTCTTGAGTGTTTGTTAACGAGGtgaaaagtgaataaaaaacGATCCTGCAGGCAGAAGCTCGAATGACTCAGAGAGCAGATCTGTTCGGATGtggttcacttcctgtttgtctccAGTTATATAAACATCGTTTCCTTTTCACTGACTGGAAGGAAAAATCCTGAAGccaaacaaaatgatgaattatttaGGATAAAGTATCCTGCTTGTCCTCTTTTGCACTTTAActtcatcatgttttcagtaactaaacattttaacttttcacACAAGCATTTGTACATCTTCAGTCCTAGTTAGTGTATATAATTAACCTTTAATTGAATTTGTTTCTTTGACCTTTTTTacctctttgtttttgtattttgattaatttaacTCTGTAAAGTTTTCCTCCGTACGTATTTCAGACTCAGCGCTACACTGAACTTTGAACTTTAGATTCATGTTAGCATGTCGACACGTTAACAAACATCTGATGCTGACAAACTGATATTTATCGCACAATATTATATTTGTTGTcatgttaattttatttattcagcccaaaatcacaaatatgcCTCAAAGAGCTCTACTgttgcatgttagcatgttgagGTAACGGTTAGCATTCATTTAGCGTCCAACTCAGTTTCACTGCTGCgtgttgtacagtatattatatgtaacatatatacaggttcatttaaaataaatacatttaaataagtGTTTGAAACGTAACTTAATCACACCGAATGATGAACTGAGTCACTGCTACTCTGCTAAGCTAGGCTACGTTTAGCTGTTTATGTAGCTACGTcctgtaaaagaaaactgaataacaggttatcatttgatgtatttcttcaatatatcatacatgtttcagacagtgtttaagttcagtttagtgttagtttgtgtgtgctgtgtctattctaaacttagttctttgctgtgtaagatgaggcagttgtgtgtctaacagttcagtttattctgttatacctttacctgagccagtgataagataaactgtagttatgtagatgtttatgtgtaaaactgataagctttagaggatagtgtggtttgtccttaatgtaatatagtagtaatgttattttgtgatgctacttggtgcttatgtactgtcatatatggtcgtgaagaaagtctgttcctaggttagctgaacttttgacttatgtttctatctgagggttgctgacctgtaaggttagtaaacagatgtcttaaattctgtacgagcagtatttaagggactggttaacctttcagacaaagaaaagatagctaggtggtatctttgtctccagaactatgatgcattatacttctgattgtattatttgattacactatttcataacctgacaatgctctctttgtgtgtttattgagtgatcagcaatttccccATTACAGTCCTTATTTATGTTGGAACTGAATCAAGATGTTCGTTcatcaaaattaattttttttttttttttcaggattcACAGGTTAAGAACTGTGCcttttggttttgtgtgtttgtgttaatgtgttaatgatcGTGTCTGTGTATTGATCAGTGAGCTGATGAAGGAGGACTACAGCGAGATTCTGCACAAGAAGTCAGAGGTTTTCCATCTGTGTAACTACTGCACACAGATCCTGGAGAAAACCGAACAGCTGTGagtcgctcacacacacacacacacacacgaacccACAACAACAACGTCACCATCACAGTGTGAAGCAGAGACTGATATCACATGACTGATGTCACATGATCTCCTGCGCAGGTTTGAGGTGCTGATGCAGGCGAACATGCTGTCGTCAGAATACGACGAGATCTCAGACATGCACAAGAAAGTTCTCAGAGTGAGTCCGTGTTCATCTGTTTACAGTAGAGCTGCATCgactagtcaattaatcaatcggCAGCTATTCCCATAAttgatttgagtcatttttttaaagaaaaagtccaaattctctgattgcagcctcttaaatgtggaTATTTACTGGTTTCTTCAGTCATCTTGGAgtcttgtgtgtttctgtgcagatCTCCGGCTCGTTGGAGCCCATCGAACGAACGACACAAGACATCAAGAGTAAATTTCTTCCGGGAAACCTGCTGACTGACGGCTGGACGCAGCAAGTGGGAACTCACCCCGAGGACAGGAAgtaagactgtgtgtgtgtgtgtttacacgaAGGCAGCAgcagtatttccatgtgatgctactttctacatttcagagggaaatattgtactttctactccactacatttatttgacagctttagttacttttcagatgaagatttgacacaatggataatataacaagcttttaaaatacaacacattgttaaagatgaaaccagtggtttccaacctttttgtcttttgacgtcttacaaaaagcagtgtgtagtcggggtcacatttcacatgtctatgagttgttaacagctccaccaaatagtgatttttccctctaaacttctcacatgctttcatttcaataaatgttcaaatgatccaatatttcagcaaaaatcaaagattagagaaaaagtccaaaaactgaaaacagatttgtgtatcagaactttgttttttcttctttcctctcccattaatcatctcaccacccctcagatttatctgctgaccctttggaggggcccgacccctaggttgggaaccactggactaaactagctaactgtatataaagtagtgtaaactagctccacctccagcagctacaacagtaacatgctgctctaacactgatgcttcactattaataatctaatgatgtcatatataataatatatcagtcagaggaaccaaaccactacttttactgcaatactttaactacatcaagctcataatacttatgtacttttactgcaatactttaactacatcaagctcataatacttatgtacttttactgcaatactttaactacatcaagctcataatacttatgtactttcaCTGTAGGAGGGTTTTTCttgcagtacttttacttgtaatggaggttttttttttttactaacagTAATGTGATGCGTTTATGTGATGATCAGTGTTTCAccatcagtttctctctctgcagtgtgGAGAAAATCAAAGTGCTGCTGGACGCCATCACAGCGATCTACCAGCAGTTCAAGAAGGACAAAGCAGAGCGACGTGagtttatgaataaaatatagtaTGTTAGAGGAGAAATAAGCACAGAGATGCTGTTTGGAGGCTGCAGCTTCAACCAGTTATTTTATTCACtattatcattaatttatttattaaataaccAAAATCATTGTCTGGTATGTTCTCAGGTGGGACACCAAGAATAAAAAGTGCTGCATTCAGAGTCAAAGTGAAACCCAAAATGTTGCCGACACTGTAGGAGTTTTGAGCAGTTtctaaatatataaagtaccagtCAACAGTTTGAACTCGGACTgaacaattaattgaaatttTATCATTACAATATGGCCGACTGCAATTTTCAAATGACAGGAGGCACAATGTTTGTTAGAGGCGACTTACACGTCATATTTCTACAGACTGAAGGAAACATCTTCCCCGCAATAATCACAgcataattattttaatatgttttcaatgataatgagaataatgatgtaaGAACGATCATTCCCTCTAATATCACATCATAGTTGCAACTCAATAACAGCATCTACAGCTCTGAACAGACGATAG
This genomic window from Thunnus maccoyii chromosome 23, fThuMac1.1, whole genome shotgun sequence contains:
- the tbk1 gene encoding serine/threonine-protein kinase TBK1 translates to MQSTTNYLWLISDLLGQGATANVYRGRHKKTGDLYAVKVFNNLSFLRPLDVQMREFEVLKKLNHKNIVKLFAVEEESNTRHKVLVMEYCPCGSLYTVLEESSNAYGLPEDEFLIVLHDVVAGMNHLREYGIVHRDIKPGNIMRVIGEDGRSVYKLTDFGAARELEDDEQFVSLYGTEEYLHPDMYERAVLRKDHQKKYGATVDLWSIGVTFYHAATGSLPFRPFEGPRRNKEVMYKIITEKPSGTISGHQKCENGKIEWSTEMPVSCSLSKGLQSLLTPVLANILEADQEKCWGFDQFFAETNDILHRTVVYVFSLQQATLHHVYIHEYNTAALFQELLSRRTSIPLHNQELLYEGRRLVLDPNRQAKTFPKTSRDNPIMLVSRESVATVGLIFEDPSPPKVQPRYDLDLDASYAKTFAGDVGHLWKTSESLLVYQELVRKGVRGLIELMKEDYSEILHKKSEVFHLCNYCTQILEKTEQLFEVLMQANMLSSEYDEISDMHKKVLRISGSLEPIERTTQDIKSKFLPGNLLTDGWTQQVGTHPEDRNVEKIKVLLDAITAIYQQFKKDKAERRLPYNEEQIHKFDKQKLVLHASKARSLFTEECAMKYRLFISKSEEWMRKVHHVRKQLLSLSGQLINIEKEVTMLMERAIKLQEQLPQKVLPLVSSGMKPQAYLSQNTLVEMTLGMKKLKEEMEGVVKELAENNHFLERFGTLTLDGGLRG